A section of the Acidobacteriota bacterium genome encodes:
- the polX gene encoding DNA polymerase/3'-5' exonuclease PolX, which translates to MKNKDVAAIFDRIADILEFKSENPFKIRAYRKVARIIADLSQDIEKINEEGKLKEIPGVGEGIAKKIKEYIDTGRMKKYEEVKAGIPDELIAMLAIPSLGPKSLALIHSELKVRNIGELKKAIEDGRVAGLKGFGEKKASNILKGIALHIGGMERMPLGIASPIAEAIITTLRKNRNISAIEPAGSLRRSCETVGDIDILAAGKNGKEIINAFVHLPQVREVLAAGETKGSIRVEEGKQVDLRVVDEESFGSALQYFTGSKNHNIKLREIAKEKGYKLSEYGIFRNDDKVAGKTEREVYEKLGMKWIPPELREDAGEIEAAIKDRLPELVKREDIRGDLHVHTEWSDGTLSLEVIASIAGKMKYEYVVIADHSRSLRVAGGLSVDDLYRQMEEIDRINKKLKALRILKGAEVDILSRGSTRKSPGKLDYPDDLLKRLDIVIAAIHTGFTQSEDEITGRIISAMANPHVDIIAHPTGRLIGEREAYRVNMEKVMKAAAEHGKALEINGYYLRLDLNHIHCRMARDMGVKVAIGTDAHSEDHFIWMKYGIAMARRGWLTRSDVINTMHLKDLLKWLKH; encoded by the coding sequence ATGAAGAACAAGGACGTCGCGGCCATCTTCGACAGGATCGCCGACATCCTTGAGTTCAAGAGCGAGAACCCTTTCAAGATCCGCGCTTACAGGAAGGTGGCAAGGATCATCGCCGATCTGAGTCAGGATATCGAGAAGATCAATGAAGAGGGAAAGCTCAAAGAGATTCCTGGAGTTGGTGAGGGAATCGCGAAGAAGATCAAGGAATACATCGACACGGGGAGGATGAAAAAGTATGAAGAGGTGAAAGCCGGGATTCCTGATGAGCTCATCGCGATGCTGGCCATTCCATCGCTGGGACCGAAATCGCTCGCGCTGATCCACAGTGAGCTCAAAGTTAGAAACATAGGTGAATTGAAGAAGGCGATCGAGGACGGAAGAGTCGCAGGATTGAAAGGATTCGGCGAGAAGAAAGCATCCAATATCCTGAAAGGGATCGCTCTTCACATTGGCGGGATGGAGAGGATGCCGCTCGGCATCGCATCACCTATCGCCGAGGCAATCATCACCACCCTCAGGAAAAACAGGAATATCAGTGCCATCGAACCTGCAGGTTCTCTCAGGCGCAGCTGCGAGACGGTCGGCGATATCGACATTCTGGCGGCAGGGAAGAACGGGAAGGAGATCATCAATGCATTTGTTCACCTTCCGCAGGTGAGGGAAGTCCTGGCAGCAGGCGAGACAAAGGGTAGCATCAGAGTGGAGGAGGGAAAACAAGTTGACCTGAGAGTCGTCGACGAAGAGTCGTTCGGCTCCGCGCTCCAGTATTTTACCGGTTCCAAGAACCACAACATCAAACTCAGGGAAATCGCCAAAGAGAAAGGGTACAAACTCAGCGAGTACGGGATATTCAGAAATGATGATAAAGTTGCTGGAAAGACGGAGAGAGAAGTCTATGAAAAGCTGGGAATGAAGTGGATACCCCCTGAGTTACGCGAGGATGCAGGCGAGATAGAAGCGGCGATCAAGGACAGACTGCCTGAGCTAGTAAAACGTGAAGATATCAGGGGAGATCTACATGTACATACGGAATGGAGCGATGGCACACTCTCTCTGGAAGTGATCGCCTCCATTGCTGGAAAAATGAAGTATGAATACGTCGTCATTGCCGATCATTCCAGATCCCTGAGGGTGGCCGGAGGTTTGAGCGTTGATGATCTCTACAGACAGATGGAGGAGATCGACAGGATCAATAAAAAATTGAAAGCATTGAGGATCCTTAAGGGGGCTGAAGTTGACATACTCTCGAGAGGATCGACTCGAAAAAGTCCTGGAAAGCTGGATTATCCGGATGACCTTCTGAAAAGACTGGATATAGTTATTGCGGCGATCCACACTGGCTTTACACAGTCTGAGGATGAAATAACGGGGAGGATCATTTCAGCCATGGCAAATCCTCATGTTGACATCATAGCTCATCCCACTGGAAGGCTCATAGGAGAAAGGGAAGCGTACAGGGTCAACATGGAAAAGGTCATGAAGGCGGCAGCAGAGCATGGAAAGGCACTCGAGATCAACGGTTATTATCTGCGGCTGGACCTTAACCATATTCACTGCAGGATGGCGAGAGATATGGGGGTCAAGGTTGCCATCGGAACCGACGCGCATAGTGAAGACCACTTCATCTGGATGAAGTATGGGATTGCGATGGCGCGAAGAGGCTGGCTTACGAGATCTGATGTCATCAACACCATGCACCTTAAAGACCTCTTGAAATGGCTTAAGCACTAA
- a CDS encoding molybdenum cofactor guanylyltransferase: MMITGIILAGGKSRRMGRDKGLMELGGRKIVERIIDALIPSVSEILIITDRTDDYSFLNHPILEDLHKGKGPLAGIYTGLLNSRTDGNFIAGCDYPLLEPDFVRRVIEIFEHSLSSEGFEILIPEVDGKIHPLCSIYRRRCLASIKDNLQRGDLRVQSLCRKAKTHFIKGSELAGLDIERNLFNLNRPEELAKLMELL, from the coding sequence ATGATGATCACCGGAATCATTCTTGCCGGCGGCAAGAGCAGAAGAATGGGACGCGACAAGGGGCTCATGGAGCTTGGCGGCAGGAAGATCGTGGAGCGCATTATAGATGCCCTTATTCCTTCTGTTTCAGAGATACTCATCATCACAGACAGAACGGATGATTACAGCTTCCTGAATCATCCCATTCTTGAAGACCTCCATAAGGGCAAGGGACCGCTCGCAGGGATATACACAGGGCTTCTCAACAGCAGGACTGATGGAAATTTCATAGCCGGGTGCGACTACCCTCTGCTGGAACCGGACTTTGTCAGAAGGGTCATTGAGATCTTCGAGCATTCCTTATCATCCGAGGGTTTCGAGATATTGATTCCTGAAGTTGACGGAAAGATCCATCCACTCTGCAGCATTTACAGAAGACGCTGCCTGGCTTCGATCAAGGACAATCTGCAAAGAGGCGATCTTAGAGTACAGTCTCTTTGTAGAAAGGCAAAGACCCATTTCATAAAAGGATCAGAGCTTGCCGGATTAGACATCGAGAGGAATCTCTTCAATCTGAACAGGCCAGAAGAACTTGCAAAGCTCATGGAACTGCTGTAA
- the moaC gene encoding cyclic pyranopterin monophosphate synthase MoaC: protein MKTCSEVRMVDVGGKGLTERIAMARGRVQLGRKVFRLLMQGQLPKGDVLAVAKIAGIQGAKKTSEIIPLCHPLSIDRIDVRFHPDPEKNEIAVEAEVKAMERTGVEMEALMVVASASLTIYDMCKGIDKSIVISDIRLVSKRGGKSGDYHLD, encoded by the coding sequence ATGAAGACTTGTTCTGAGGTAAGGATGGTAGACGTTGGTGGGAAAGGATTAACAGAAAGGATTGCAATGGCAAGAGGGAGGGTTCAGCTTGGTCGAAAAGTATTCAGGCTATTGATGCAGGGGCAACTTCCAAAAGGAGACGTCCTGGCCGTCGCAAAGATCGCAGGAATTCAGGGAGCCAAGAAAACATCAGAGATAATTCCGCTATGTCATCCTCTCTCCATCGATAGAATCGATGTTAGATTCCATCCAGACCCTGAGAAAAATGAAATTGCCGTGGAGGCAGAAGTCAAGGCAATGGAGAGAACTGGTGTCGAGATGGAAGCTCTAATGGTAGTAGCATCTGCATCACTGACAATCTACGACATGTGTAAGGGGATTGATAAATCGATCGTCATTTCAGACATCAGGCTCGTCTCGAAAAGGGGTGGAAAGAGTGGCGATTATCATCTCGACTAG
- the lpdA gene encoding dihydrolipoyl dehydrogenase encodes MAERYDIVIIGAGPAGYVGAIRAAQLGAKVVIFEKGELGGVCMNVGCIPTKTLVASAEILSKIKRSSEFGIDVGGEVKLNFEAMVKRVRRVVEINRGGIRSLLEKNRINLVEGEATIVGKRKIRVRRKDSLTVGPAEEIFESERILIATGSKPMDFAAFPFDGKAVLSSDDFFSMSQVPDSILIIGAGAIGCEFAFILSEFGCRITIVEMMERALPHEDSEISKVLEREMKKRKIALKTAAKVEGIEKEKDGRIAAIFSDGSRMVSEKILVSIGREFNSKGIGLENLNIKIRDNGSVVVGEGFETSVPGIYAAGDIIGKLMLAHVASAEAIAAVENSLGKNSTLEYESIPWGIFTSPEIGRVGLTEEEALKRGIETKTGRFNFRVLGKAHAMGEIEGFVKIIADGKDDRVIGVHIIGPHATDLIHEAALAVRWKMTASQVASLIHTHPTLSEAVMEAAHDVHGIAIHNPPG; translated from the coding sequence ATGGCCGAGAGGTATGACATAGTGATCATCGGAGCCGGGCCGGCAGGGTATGTCGGTGCCATAAGGGCTGCACAACTCGGAGCAAAGGTCGTAATATTCGAAAAAGGGGAGCTGGGTGGGGTCTGCATGAATGTGGGGTGCATCCCGACAAAGACACTCGTGGCATCAGCGGAGATCCTCTCAAAGATCAAGCGATCTTCGGAATTCGGGATCGATGTCGGCGGCGAAGTCAAACTGAATTTCGAAGCCATGGTGAAACGCGTACGAAGGGTCGTTGAGATCAATAGAGGAGGAATCAGGTCTCTTCTCGAGAAGAACAGGATAAATCTTGTCGAAGGGGAAGCAACAATAGTGGGAAAGCGAAAGATCAGAGTTAGAAGAAAAGATTCATTGACGGTGGGTCCTGCAGAGGAGATCTTCGAAAGTGAGAGAATCCTGATCGCCACTGGATCTAAGCCGATGGATTTTGCCGCTTTCCCCTTTGATGGCAAAGCGGTTCTTTCGAGCGACGATTTCTTCAGTATGAGCCAGGTTCCGGATTCCATCCTCATCATAGGCGCAGGAGCAATCGGATGTGAATTCGCCTTCATTCTCTCCGAATTCGGTTGCAGGATCACAATCGTCGAGATGATGGAGAGAGCCCTACCTCATGAAGATTCTGAGATTTCAAAGGTACTGGAACGGGAGATGAAGAAGAGAAAGATAGCTCTCAAAACGGCGGCGAAAGTTGAAGGGATAGAGAAAGAAAAAGATGGCAGAATTGCAGCAATATTTTCCGACGGGAGCAGGATGGTATCCGAGAAGATCCTCGTCTCCATAGGGCGGGAGTTCAACTCGAAGGGGATCGGACTTGAAAATCTCAATATTAAGATTAGGGATAATGGGTCGGTCGTCGTCGGCGAGGGATTTGAGACAAGCGTTCCCGGCATCTATGCGGCGGGCGACATCATCGGAAAGCTGATGCTTGCGCACGTTGCCTCGGCAGAGGCGATTGCTGCAGTTGAGAACTCACTCGGTAAAAATTCCACGCTTGAGTATGAAAGCATCCCCTGGGGGATCTTCACATCGCCCGAGATCGGTAGAGTGGGATTGACTGAAGAAGAAGCGCTTAAGCGGGGTATTGAAACAAAGACGGGACGGTTCAACTTCAGGGTGCTCGGGAAGGCGCATGCCATGGGAGAGATCGAAGGTTTCGTGAAGATCATCGCTGATGGAAAAGATGACAGGGTCATTGGCGTTCATATCATCGGTCCGCATGCTACTGATCTCATCCACGAAGCGGCTCTTGCTGTCCGGTGGAAGATGACAGCATCGCAGGTCGCCTCGCTCATTCACACTCATCCAACGCTTAGTGAAGCCGTCATGGAAGCCGCGCACGACGTCCATGGCATAGCCATCCACAACCCTCCCGGATAG
- the cobO gene encoding cob(I)yrinic acid a,c-diamide adenosyltransferase: MVRTITQNKIRKQRGLVVVFTGDGKGKTSAALGIALRGSGHRMKTCMIKFIKGTVPSGEDDAVKRIPEIKMLNAGKGFYRILGDRFSVDIHKQAAREGLKLASKAIKSLRYDIVILDEINVAVHLGLIPFSEVKRLIELKPSSLHLILTGRNARKALINLADMVTEMKEIKHPFKKKISAARGIDF, translated from the coding sequence ATGGTAAGAACAATCACGCAGAATAAAATCAGGAAGCAGAGAGGGCTGGTCGTTGTTTTCACAGGAGATGGAAAGGGGAAGACGAGTGCGGCGCTTGGAATCGCGCTGAGGGGAAGCGGCCACCGTATGAAGACCTGCATGATCAAATTCATCAAAGGAACGGTTCCCTCTGGAGAAGACGATGCTGTCAAGCGGATCCCTGAGATCAAAATGCTCAATGCGGGAAAGGGGTTTTACAGGATCCTGGGGGATAGATTCTCTGTAGACATTCATAAACAGGCAGCACGGGAAGGTTTAAAACTCGCTTCAAAGGCCATCAAATCGCTTAGATACGACATCGTGATCCTGGATGAAATCAACGTTGCCGTTCACCTAGGTCTCATCCCTTTTTCTGAAGTGAAAAGATTGATCGAGTTAAAGCCGTCATCTCTCCATCTGATTCTCACCGGAAGGAATGCCAGAAAAGCTCTGATCAATCTTGCCGACATGGTCACAGAGATGAAGGAGATCAAGCATCCATTCAAGAAGAAAATTTCAGCAGCGAGGGGGATAGATTTTTGA
- the cysK gene encoding cysteine synthase A, which translates to MRLAEYAVVHGKPYESILDLIGNTPILHLNNLKRPGEGDVYAKIEFMNPGGSVKDRAALGLILDAEKKGLLSKGSTIIEPTAGNTGIGLALIGVLRGYRVIIVMPEKFSKEKRILCQALGAELVLTPTEEAMEGAISKAKELAVQIPNSYVPQQFENPANPSIHYHTTGREIFEQMGGNVDAVVIGAGTGGTLTGVGRYMKERVRDVIVYLVEPEGSIFGGGKPGPHRVEGIGSEFIPGTLDMNLVDHVITVTDIDAFDMVRQLAQKEGLLVGSSSGANVWAALKVAGELRKGKIVVTVLPDGSERYMSKDIFDLEK; encoded by the coding sequence ATGAGATTAGCGGAGTATGCAGTGGTTCATGGAAAGCCTTACGAGTCGATACTGGATCTGATCGGAAACACTCCGATACTGCATCTGAACAACCTGAAGAGGCCGGGAGAAGGAGATGTCTATGCCAAGATCGAATTCATGAATCCAGGTGGGAGCGTGAAGGACAGGGCTGCTCTAGGCTTGATCCTGGATGCCGAGAAGAAAGGCCTGCTCAGCAAAGGTTCGACGATCATCGAGCCAACGGCGGGAAATACGGGGATAGGACTTGCACTCATCGGAGTGTTGAGAGGATACAGGGTCATAATCGTCATGCCAGAAAAATTTAGCAAAGAGAAGAGAATCCTCTGTCAGGCTCTAGGCGCCGAGCTTGTCCTGACACCCACAGAAGAGGCTATGGAAGGGGCCATCAGTAAGGCGAAGGAACTTGCTGTGCAGATCCCGAACTCTTACGTCCCGCAGCAGTTCGAGAATCCGGCCAATCCAAGCATACACTACCATACGACCGGAAGGGAGATCTTCGAGCAGATGGGGGGCAATGTGGATGCTGTCGTAATCGGTGCTGGAACAGGTGGTACATTGACCGGCGTTGGCCGATACATGAAGGAACGGGTAAGAGATGTCATAGTCTATCTTGTAGAACCAGAAGGCTCCATATTTGGCGGCGGGAAACCGGGTCCCCATCGTGTAGAAGGAATCGGAAGCGAATTCATTCCGGGCACTCTCGACATGAACCTCGTCGATCATGTCATTACCGTCACTGATATAGACGCTTTCGATATGGTACGCCAGCTTGCCCAGAAAGAAGGTCTGCTTGTGGGAAGCTCATCTGGCGCCAATGTCTGGGCAGCACTGAAGGTAGCAGGAGAACTCCGAAAGGGGAAGATTGTAGTCACCGTTCTCCCCGATGGGAGCGAGCGTTACATGAGCAAGGATATCTTCGATTTAGAGAAATAG